A genomic segment from Paramixta manurensis encodes:
- a CDS encoding PstS family phosphate ABC transporter substrate-binding protein, whose product MKAIILLAALLLTGAAQAAESGLTGNLTSVGSDTLGNLMTLWGESFNRHYPGVNVQIQAAGSSTAPTALAAGAAQLGAMSRPMQASERQLFIAKYGYPPLAVPVAMDALVMVVNQDNPIKQLDAAQLDALFSVTRLCGASATPKTWGDLGLTQTHWRARGIQRFGRNSASGTWGFFKQQALCGGDFRHDVDEYPGAAAVVQAVAGTLNGIGYTSLGFHSSGVKIVPVAQRGAAAIQPDAETIRNGRYPYARPLYIYVNKAPGKPLEPLTAAFLRQVLSPEGQALVNRVGYLPLSTPQAAQAMKLLTQRDPLSK is encoded by the coding sequence ATGAAAGCGATTATTCTGCTAGCGGCGTTGCTGCTGACTGGCGCAGCGCAGGCGGCGGAAAGCGGCCTAACCGGTAACCTAACCAGCGTCGGTTCAGATACGCTGGGGAATTTGATGACGTTGTGGGGAGAGAGCTTTAACCGGCACTATCCGGGCGTGAACGTACAAATTCAGGCGGCCGGTTCATCAACTGCGCCGACGGCGCTGGCGGCGGGCGCGGCGCAACTTGGCGCGATGAGCCGCCCGATGCAGGCTTCGGAGCGCCAGTTGTTTATCGCGAAATATGGTTATCCGCCATTAGCGGTGCCGGTGGCGATGGATGCGCTGGTGATGGTGGTCAATCAAGATAATCCCATTAAACAGCTCGATGCGGCGCAACTGGATGCCTTGTTCTCTGTCACTCGGCTGTGTGGCGCGAGCGCTACGCCGAAAACGTGGGGCGATCTCGGTTTAACACAGACCCACTGGCGTGCGCGCGGTATCCAGCGTTTTGGTCGTAATTCCGCGTCTGGCACCTGGGGGTTCTTCAAACAGCAGGCGTTGTGCGGCGGGGATTTCCGGCATGATGTGGATGAATATCCCGGCGCGGCGGCGGTAGTGCAGGCGGTGGCCGGTACGCTAAACGGTATTGGCTACACCAGCCTGGGGTTCCACTCCAGCGGCGTTAAAATTGTGCCGGTTGCGCAGCGCGGCGCGGCGGCAATTCAACCCGACGCCGAGACCATCCGTAATGGCCGTTATCCTTATGCGCGCCCGCTATATATCTATGTGAATAAAGCGCCGGGGAAACCGCTGGAGCCTCTGACAGCGGCTTTCTTGCGCCAGGTTCTTTCCCCGGAAGGGCAGGCATTAGTGAACCGGGTCGGATATTTACCCCTGTCAACGCCACAGGCCGCGCAAGCGATGAAATTGCTCACCCAGCGCGATCCGTTATCAAAATAA
- the proY gene encoding proline-specific permease ProY — protein MKKNNTLKRGLSTRHIRFMALGSAIGTGLFYGSADAIKMAGPSVLLAYIIGGAVAYIIMRALGEMSVNNPQASSFSRYAQDYLGPLAGYITGWTYCFEILIVAIADVTAFGIYMGVWFPAVPHWIWVLSVVLIIGGINLLSVKVFGEVEFWFSFFKVATIIVMIIAGFGIIFWGIGNGGQPTGIHNLWSNGGFFAHGVVGMLLSLQMVMFAYGGIEIIGITAGEAEEPAKSIPRAINSVPLRILVFYVGTLFVIMSIYPWNQVGTAGSPFVLTFQHLGIAAAASLLNFVVITASLSAINSDVFGVGRMLHGMAEQGHAPKMFMKVSERGIPWVTVLVMMLAMLVAVWLNYLMPEKVFLVIASLATFATVWVWIMILASQVAFRCKLSKAEAKALQFSLPGGIFTAVLGILFLVFIIGLIGYFPDTRTSLYVGCIWIVLLVAGYAWQHRRKRAAA, from the coding sequence ATGAAAAAAAACAACACGCTTAAACGTGGACTAAGCACGCGCCATATCCGCTTTATGGCATTAGGGTCGGCCATTGGTACCGGGTTGTTCTATGGTTCCGCTGATGCGATTAAGATGGCCGGTCCCAGCGTGCTGTTGGCATATATTATTGGCGGCGCGGTCGCCTATATTATTATGCGGGCGTTGGGTGAGATGTCGGTCAATAACCCGCAAGCCAGCTCCTTCTCGCGCTATGCTCAGGACTACTTAGGTCCATTGGCAGGGTATATCACTGGCTGGACCTATTGCTTCGAAATCCTGATTGTGGCAATTGCCGACGTGACGGCATTTGGTATCTATATGGGGGTGTGGTTCCCGGCGGTACCGCACTGGATTTGGGTACTGAGCGTGGTGTTGATCATCGGCGGCATCAATCTACTGAGCGTGAAAGTGTTTGGTGAGGTTGAGTTTTGGTTCTCCTTTTTCAAAGTTGCCACCATCATTGTGATGATTATTGCCGGTTTCGGCATTATTTTTTGGGGCATTGGAAACGGCGGTCAGCCAACCGGTATTCATAATTTGTGGAGTAATGGCGGCTTCTTCGCTCATGGCGTTGTGGGGATGCTGTTGTCGCTACAAATGGTGATGTTTGCTTATGGCGGAATTGAGATTATCGGTATTACCGCCGGAGAAGCGGAAGAGCCGGCAAAATCGATCCCGCGGGCGATTAATTCGGTTCCGTTACGTATTCTGGTGTTCTATGTCGGCACTCTGTTTGTGATTATGTCTATTTATCCGTGGAATCAAGTAGGCACGGCAGGTAGCCCATTTGTATTGACGTTTCAGCACTTAGGAATTGCTGCCGCGGCCTCGCTACTCAATTTCGTGGTGATTACCGCTTCGCTGTCGGCCATCAATAGCGATGTATTTGGCGTTGGGCGTATGCTGCACGGAATGGCGGAGCAGGGCCATGCGCCGAAAATGTTTATGAAGGTCTCGGAGCGCGGCATTCCATGGGTGACGGTGTTGGTGATGATGCTGGCAATGTTGGTCGCGGTGTGGTTGAACTACCTGATGCCGGAGAAAGTATTCCTGGTTATCGCGTCGCTGGCGACATTCGCGACCGTTTGGGTGTGGATCATGATTCTGGCTTCTCAGGTAGCGTTTCGCTGCAAACTGAGTAAAGCAGAAGCGAAGGCGCTACAGTTTTCGCTGCCTGGTGGCATTTTTACGGCGGTGTTAGGCATCCTCTTTCTGGTGTTTATCATCGGCTTGATCGGTTACTTCCCGGATACGCGCACCTCGCTATACGTGGGCTGTATTTGGATTGTGTTGTTGGTGGCAGGTTATGCATGGCAGCACCGCCGGAAGCGGGCTGCTGCATAA
- a CDS encoding peroxiredoxin C, whose protein sequence is MVLVTRQAPDFTAAAVLGSGEIVENFNFKKHTAGKATVVFFWPMDFTFVCPSELIAFDKRYAEFKNRGVEVVGVSFDSEFVHNAWRKTPVDKGGIGEVQYAMVADVKREIQKAYGIEHPDAGVALRGSFLIDANGVVRHQVVNDLPLGRNIDEMLRMVDALQFHEEHGEVCPAQWEKGKEGMGASPEGVAKYLSENVNNL, encoded by the coding sequence ATGGTCCTGGTTACTCGTCAAGCCCCTGATTTTACCGCCGCAGCCGTACTGGGTAGTGGTGAAATCGTTGAAAATTTCAACTTCAAAAAACACACTGCCGGTAAAGCAACCGTAGTGTTCTTCTGGCCGATGGACTTTACTTTCGTTTGCCCGTCAGAGCTGATTGCTTTCGACAAACGTTATGCTGAGTTCAAGAACCGTGGCGTTGAAGTTGTCGGCGTTTCTTTCGATTCTGAGTTCGTTCACAACGCATGGCGTAAAACGCCGGTTGATAAAGGCGGCATCGGCGAAGTGCAGTACGCCATGGTTGCTGACGTTAAGCGTGAAATTCAGAAAGCTTACGGTATCGAACATCCGGATGCAGGCGTTGCGCTGCGCGGTTCATTCCTGATCGATGCAAACGGCGTGGTTCGTCACCAGGTGGTGAACGATCTGCCGCTGGGCCGCAACATTGATGAAATGCTGCGTATGGTTGATGCCCTGCAATTCCACGAAGAGCACGGTGAAGTTTGTCCGGCACAGTGGGAAAAAGGGAAAGAAGGTATGGGCGCGTCTCCGGAAGGCGTTGCGAAATACCTGTCTGAAAACGTCAACAATCTGTAA
- the brnQ gene encoding branched-chain amino acid transport system II carrier protein yields the protein MTHRLTPKDILALGFMTFALFVGAGNIIFPPMVGIQSGEHVWVAALGFLITAVGLPVMTVIALARVGGGIDALSSPIGKAAGLLLATVCYLAVGPLFATPRTATVSFEVGIAPIAGDGAMPLVIYSLIYFALVIGISLYPGKLLDTVGHVLAPLKIVALTVLGVAAVLWPAGGTIPATDAYQQAAFSGGFVNGYLTMDTLGAMVFGIVIVNAARSRGVSDARLLTRYTVLAGLIAGCGLALVYLSLFKLGSGSGTLVDQNVNGAAILHAYVQQTFGGMGSVFLAALIFVACMVTAVGLTCACAEFFEQYLPLSYRSLVFILGLFSMVVSNLGLSHLIQISIPVLTAIYPPCIVLVVLSFTLSWWNKGAWIVAPTMLISLLFGIIDAVKTTNFSALLPSFTQHLPLAEQGLAWLPPSLAMLVVAGVYDRVLGRQRVTAHQ from the coding sequence ATGACACACCGCTTAACTCCAAAAGATATCCTCGCGCTAGGATTTATGACCTTCGCCCTGTTTGTCGGCGCGGGTAATATTATTTTTCCACCAATGGTGGGGATCCAATCCGGTGAACATGTTTGGGTCGCCGCGCTAGGTTTCCTGATCACCGCTGTAGGCTTACCGGTAATGACTGTCATTGCTTTGGCGCGCGTGGGTGGGGGAATCGATGCATTAAGTTCGCCTATCGGCAAAGCGGCGGGGCTATTATTGGCAACCGTGTGCTACCTGGCGGTTGGGCCACTGTTTGCCACTCCGCGTACCGCCACCGTCTCTTTTGAGGTCGGGATTGCGCCGATAGCCGGTGATGGCGCGATGCCACTGGTTATTTACAGCCTGATCTATTTCGCGTTGGTCATTGGTATTTCGCTTTATCCGGGCAAATTGCTGGATACCGTGGGGCACGTATTGGCGCCGTTGAAGATTGTGGCGCTGACGGTGCTTGGCGTGGCGGCGGTGCTGTGGCCTGCGGGCGGAACCATTCCGGCGACCGATGCCTATCAGCAGGCGGCGTTTTCCGGTGGGTTCGTGAATGGTTATTTAACCATGGATACCTTAGGTGCCATGGTATTTGGCATTGTGATTGTTAATGCTGCACGCTCACGCGGTGTGAGCGATGCCCGGCTGTTAACGCGTTATACCGTGTTGGCTGGCCTAATTGCTGGCTGCGGCCTGGCGCTGGTTTATCTCAGCTTGTTTAAGCTTGGGTCTGGCAGTGGCACGCTGGTGGATCAAAATGTTAATGGCGCGGCAATCCTGCATGCCTATGTACAGCAAACCTTTGGCGGCATGGGCAGCGTCTTTCTTGCTGCGCTGATTTTTGTTGCCTGTATGGTGACAGCAGTGGGCTTGACCTGTGCTTGCGCGGAATTCTTCGAACAGTATTTACCGCTGTCATATCGTAGCCTGGTGTTTATCTTAGGTCTGTTCTCCATGGTGGTTTCCAACCTCGGGCTGAGCCACTTAATTCAGATTTCGATTCCGGTACTGACGGCGATATATCCACCTTGTATTGTGTTGGTGGTGCTGAGCTTTACCTTAAGCTGGTGGAATAAAGGCGCCTGGATCGTCGCGCCCACTATGCTGATCAGCCTGTTGTTCGGGATCATTGATGCGGTTAAAACCACCAATTTTAGTGCGCTGCTGCCCTCCTTTACTCAGCACTTGCCGTTGGCAGAGCAGGGGTTGGCATGGCTGCCGCCGTCGTTGGCAATGCTGGTTGTCGCGGGGGTTTATGATCGGGTATTAGGGCGGCAACGCGTCACAGCGCACCAGTAA
- a CDS encoding mechanosensitive ion channel family protein, with translation MQQQITQWLHAFNLPYADSIAVLILLGIILFISLIIHVVLHHIVLPLLRRRGEHSPRQWANSLSINKLFSRFALLVQGILFKIEVELFLQDSAPLHTALVVVAQVWIMLFALLMFFSVLDVLLELSARSVTAQQLPLRGIFQSLKLIAAIFVIIMIVSVLLGKSPLVLITGLGAMTAVLMLVFKDPILGLVAGIQLSANNMLKLNDWLDMPKYGADGAVIDIGLTTVKVRNWDNTVTTIPTYALISDSFKNWRAMSESGGRRIKRSINIDTTSIHFLQDADLAELKRAQLLTPYIEEKSQEIAAWNAQLSSDLSTPLNGRHLTNIGTFRAWLEAWLKAHPRTHKGMTLMVRQLAPGSDGLPIEIYVFTNTTVWLEYESIQSDIFDHIYAVLPAFGLRVHQTPTGNDLRNLRLAQLNEAS, from the coding sequence ATGCAACAGCAAATCACTCAGTGGTTACATGCCTTTAATCTCCCTTATGCCGATAGCATCGCCGTACTGATTTTACTTGGCATTATCTTATTTATTTCGTTAATTATTCACGTCGTTCTGCATCACATCGTACTTCCGTTGCTACGTCGCCGCGGAGAGCATTCTCCCCGACAATGGGCTAACTCTTTATCTATCAATAAATTATTTAGCCGTTTCGCGCTATTAGTTCAGGGTATCCTGTTTAAAATCGAAGTCGAACTGTTTCTTCAGGATAGCGCGCCGCTCCATACGGCGCTGGTTGTTGTCGCGCAAGTCTGGATCATGCTGTTTGCGCTGTTAATGTTCTTCTCGGTACTGGACGTACTACTGGAACTGAGCGCGCGCAGCGTAACCGCCCAACAGCTACCGCTGCGCGGCATCTTTCAAAGCCTGAAACTTATCGCTGCCATCTTTGTCATTATCATGATCGTTTCAGTGCTACTCGGTAAATCGCCACTGGTGTTAATTACCGGTCTGGGCGCTATGACCGCGGTGTTGATGCTGGTATTCAAAGATCCGATCCTCGGGCTGGTGGCAGGCATTCAGTTGTCGGCCAACAATATGCTTAAGTTAAACGACTGGCTGGATATGCCGAAATATGGTGCCGATGGCGCGGTAATTGATATTGGGCTTACCACGGTAAAAGTACGTAACTGGGATAATACCGTCACCACCATTCCGACCTATGCGCTGATTTCTGACTCGTTTAAAAACTGGCGGGCAATGTCGGAATCTGGCGGGCGGCGCATTAAACGCAGTATTAATATTGATACCACCAGTATCCATTTTTTACAGGATGCGGATTTAGCGGAATTGAAACGTGCGCAGTTGCTGACGCCGTATATTGAAGAAAAATCGCAAGAAATCGCGGCCTGGAATGCGCAATTAAGTAGCGATCTCAGCACGCCGCTGAATGGCCGTCACTTAACCAATATTGGCACCTTCCGCGCCTGGCTCGAAGCCTGGCTGAAAGCGCATCCGCGCACGCACAAAGGTATGACGTTGATGGTACGCCAGCTCGCGCCGGGTTCTGACGGGTTGCCGATTGAAATCTATGTGTTTACCAATACTACCGTGTGGCTGGAGTACGAAAGCATTCAATCGGATATTTTTGATCATATTTACGCTGTCCTGCCGGCATTTGGGTTGCGCGTGCACCAAACACCAACCGGTAACGATCTACGTAATCTGCGCCTGGCGCAGCTAAACGAGGCGTCTTAA